From a single Intestinibaculum porci genomic region:
- a CDS encoding tyrosine-type recombinase/integrase, translating into MSITIENFHGVFREVFVGYVEYKRSLGFAFDYTIIAGLLKLNNYLETYDLNAPILTREMAKGYIHQNEGKAPSTIHNCESRIRQVGLYMKNMGYENVYVYPEKHIKNTTDFVPYIFSKQEMQSIFKAIDILASENMMYHFYQTELRLLYATAMRVGETLDLKVKDVDFTSNVIKVNNAKNNVTRLIPFNESLRKWLLKGGNIDGDPDDYFFPAPRAGKTGKRKRSQQVCILFQRTILPKAGINIWNGKYKIRIHDIRHSSACAMLSHMIELGWDPYCALPYLSTMLGHKGIESTEKYLRLTKEHYDEIVNAGHYIYEKGLGNDNEEKDI; encoded by the coding sequence ATGAGTATCACGATTGAAAACTTTCATGGCGTTTTCCGAGAGGTATTTGTTGGCTATGTAGAATATAAAAGGTCACTCGGATTTGCGTTCGATTACACCATTATTGCAGGACTATTAAAACTGAATAATTATCTTGAAACATACGATCTTAATGCGCCCATACTCACACGTGAAATGGCTAAGGGATATATTCATCAAAACGAAGGCAAGGCCCCGTCCACTATCCATAACTGTGAATCACGTATACGACAGGTCGGTCTATATATGAAGAATATGGGATATGAAAATGTTTATGTCTATCCTGAAAAGCATATTAAAAATACTACAGATTTCGTTCCATATATATTCTCAAAACAGGAAATGCAAAGTATTTTCAAGGCTATCGATATCCTCGCTTCAGAAAATATGATGTATCATTTCTATCAAACAGAGCTCAGACTCCTGTATGCTACAGCGATGAGGGTTGGAGAAACGCTTGATCTTAAGGTGAAGGATGTAGATTTTACAAGTAACGTTATCAAAGTAAATAATGCTAAGAACAACGTTACTCGACTAATTCCTTTTAATGAATCACTTAGAAAATGGCTTCTTAAAGGTGGAAATATAGATGGCGATCCAGATGATTATTTCTTTCCAGCTCCAAGAGCAGGAAAAACAGGGAAAAGGAAAAGATCACAGCAAGTTTGCATACTATTTCAAAGAACCATACTGCCAAAGGCAGGCATAAATATATGGAATGGAAAGTACAAAATACGTATTCATGACATTCGTCATAGTTCTGCATGCGCTATGCTTAGCCATATGATTGAGCTTGGCTGGGATCCCTACTGTGCGCTTCCTTATCTTAGCACCATGCTTGGACATAAGGGAATTGAAAGCACTGAGAAATATTTAAGGTTAACCAAAGAGCATTATGATGAAATCGTTAATGCCGGTCACTATATTTATGAAAAGGGGTTAGGAAATGACAATGAAGAAAAAGACATTTAA
- a CDS encoding tyrosine-type recombinase/integrase, whose amino-acid sequence MDKSEFVNYYLKIFRDNQKPDLVEATIKHKCNHVQPFLSYVFDNDVNDFHDFDLSIVFKFINQLPYRSQTKSMVAFTLRNFFDILHKNDLATVDGRRLFPVIFTNRRSTLPSYYTEKEIKMMLSEIKPNSQNYLRTKTMIMLAAQTGLRASDILQLKLSDIKWDKNLIEKPQIKTACRVSVPISKEVRYLLIAYLRDIRPKSLKDYNEYVFINPDTGTTYCRSELTALVKYYFKKSDVEIGERKNGAHALRHSLATNLLNKNTPMPVITGILGHKNLNTTSRYLSIDVETLRCLCLEVPNEYHD is encoded by the coding sequence ATGGATAAAAGTGAATTTGTGAATTATTATCTGAAGATATTTAGAGATAATCAGAAGCCTGATTTGGTAGAAGCTACGATTAAACATAAGTGTAATCACGTACAACCCTTTCTAAGCTATGTATTTGATAATGATGTAAATGATTTTCATGATTTTGACCTTTCTATTGTATTCAAATTTATTAATCAGCTTCCTTACAGATCACAAACGAAAAGTATGGTTGCTTTTACATTGAGAAATTTCTTCGATATTCTCCATAAAAATGATCTAGCAACTGTTGATGGACGTAGACTTTTTCCAGTTATCTTTACGAATAGGCGATCGACGCTCCCTTCCTATTATACAGAAAAAGAAATCAAAATGATGTTGAGTGAAATCAAACCGAATAGTCAAAACTACTTACGGACAAAAACTATGATTATGCTGGCTGCTCAGACAGGTCTAAGAGCTAGCGATATTCTTCAGCTGAAGCTAAGTGACATTAAATGGGATAAGAATCTTATTGAAAAGCCACAGATAAAGACAGCCTGCAGAGTCAGCGTTCCCATATCAAAAGAAGTTCGATATCTGCTAATTGCATACCTAAGAGATATAAGACCAAAGAGCCTGAAAGATTATAATGAGTATGTATTTATTAACCCAGACACCGGGACCACATATTGCCGTTCAGAACTTACAGCCCTTGTTAAGTATTACTTTAAAAAATCTGATGTGGAGATTGGCGAGAGAAAGAATGGAGCGCATGCCCTGCGCCATTCACTTGCAACCAATTTACTAAATAAAAACACACCAATGCCTGTTATCACAGGTATTCTAGGCCATAAAAATCTTAATACAACAAGCAGATATCTTTCTATTGATGTGGAAACACTGCGCTGTCTCTGCCTGGAGGTTCCCAATGAGTATCACGATTGA